The nucleotide window TATCAATGCCCAATTGGTTCGTAATAAAACGTTCATTGTTGGGTACAGTTAATGTTCCAGATGTCCAAATAATTGAACTTTTTTCACGGATTGGGTTCATTAACTTGGCAATTGTTTGCGTGACATCAATAGGCTTTTTAAATAATTGAATACTTCCTGGCACACTACGCCGATCAAGTTCTAGCCAGCATGAATAATGCTCATCTTTTTCAAGGAAAACTTCATCCCATTCCGCTAACTTCATCGTATATTCTCGTACCCAATAACGCCATTGATCGATTAAATATTGATGTTCTGGTGCTAGTTCTTCTACCCCTGATGTAAATTGCTGTGTAATATGATGGGCTTCATCAATCCATTGCTGTACGACATTTGACACTTTACTAAAAACATCCATTGGTAAATTTAGTTGTGAAATAAATATCGCGAATTTTTGCCCTTGCTTCGGTTCATTTTTTTCAGCTACTTTAACATGCTGATAGAGCGTTGCAATAGCATGGTCAAAAGCTTGCACCATCTGTATAAAACGCTTCTCAATTTGTTGTAGCATTGGCATATTAATCAAATGCTTTTTCAGGGCAGCTCGGCGTAATTGGTAAAATAATTGTTCATCCTCATATGTTCCAATTTGCCCAAATAAATACTTCCAATTCATATACGTAAATAATTTTTCATCATGGCTTATTGCCGCTTGTATAAATTGATGTGCCTCATCTATAATCCATCCAGCCATAGAATCAAAAATTTGTTCATTACGTACTAAATCACTTAATAGCATTGCGTGATTTGTCACAATGATTTCCGCTTGACGGCTATTTTGTATCGCCCGAGAGTAAAAATCGTATAAGGGCATCGTCGTTTTCGGCAATGTGGTTTTTCTAATTTTATCCAAGAGTAACTGTCCACCACCAGATACATTCAATTCGTTCAAATCCCCTGTTTCTGTTTTCGCAAGCCAAACAAGGGTTTGCAATATTGTAAATGTTTCATCGTAAGAATCATCTGGAGATTTTAGTAATTGCTCAAATTTTTCTAAATCAATGTAGTGATTCATTCCTTTTAATAAAGCAATTTTTATCGGCTGCCCTAACGCTTGCTCTAATGTTGGAATTTCATTTTGTAATAACTGATCTAAAAGATGTGCTGTATATGAACTAACTCCAATCTTTTTACCTGTTTGCTTCGCATAAATAATAGCTGGTACTAAATAACCTAGTGTTTTCCCAATACCTGTAGATGCTTCTATAACATGTTCTGATTTGGTGTTCAAAGTTTGCCATATGCTATCCATCATTTGAAACTGTTTAGGTCTTTCTTCAAAATCAACAATGGCCTTTTGAAGAAGCGATAGTTTTTCTTCTGTAGTAGAAGGAAATGTAAGCATTTCTGAATTGATTTTTGGTGTAGGTGCCATTTTACGAATGGCGATTTTATTGAAATAGACATGTTCATTTTCATCAAGTGCTTTTGCACGTTTCACGACGAGTACATCAAAAAATAATTGTGCTAAATTCGTTTTCAATCGGAACGAACGTTTATGAAGCTGCTCTATTGTGAGTAACGGAAGAGATAAGAGTTGTTGCCAACAATGCTTAAGTAAATACGCTGTCGCAAGTGCATCATCATCCGCTCGATGCGCACTTTCCAATGGGATATTTAAATCATTTGCTAAATCCCCTAATTTATAACTTAAAGACATCGGAAATAATATTTTTGCTAGCTCTACTGTATCAATTTTTTTCCCATACCATTTTGGTAATCCCGCACGCTTAAATTCTGCCTGTAAAAAGGACAAATCAAAATCAGTATTATGGGCAACAAAGACTGCACCTTGTAGCAGTTCAAAAATATACTCAGCATGTGCTTCAAAGGGCATCGCATCCTTTACATCATCATCCGTAATATTCGTTAAATCCTGTATAAATAACGGAATCGATTTTCCAGGATGGATGAATGTTGTGTATGTTTTAATTATTTGCCAATCTTGCATAAGAACGATCGCAATTTGAATCATGCGATCCCCATTTGCTGGAGAGTGTCCAGTTGTTTCAATATCAACGATGGCATATGTCTGACTTTCATTCATGTATGTTCAACTCACAGTTCAAGTAATATAACGGCATTTTATCATAGTCTATTATGAAAGGTCATGTAAATGTACATTGATTCTTGCGTATGTGTCCTATTGCTAGTAAAACAAACAAAAAACCTAGAGCTGCAGTTAAGCCACTCTAGGTTAAAATTTTATGTAAGGTGTGCAGGGGCTCATCTCCCTGCACAATGCAAAAGTCTCCCAGCAAATCCGTGCTGTTGGTGGAGGCTTTTGTTGTGAAGTCTAATACTTCACCGAGGTTTTGGCACCTAAATAATAGATTAATTGATTTGACCATAAAATTCAAGTGTAAATCATTATGTTTAATCTTATTTTTGTGTTTGACGGTCTCCAAAAATCCCTTTTAACATTGGTGGCGTCACTAATGTTGTAATGATGATTACGATGACCATCGGGGTATAATCTTCAGCTGGTAATAATCCGCTCGTTAAGCCCATACCTGCTAAAATTAACGCTACTTCCCCTCGGGAAATCATCCCAGATCCAATGCCGATTGAAGATCTCCAGTTGAAGCCTGCTAATTTGGCACCAAGACCTGAACCGATTAGCTTTGATAAAATAGCAACGATTGAGAAGATGACTAAAAACCAAATATTTTCTGAAATACCAGCAAACGTTACAGATAAACCGATACTCACAAAGAAGAACGGTACAAAAATACCACTCGCAATTGGTTCTACCTTATGCTCAACTGTTTCTTTAAATTCGGTACGACCAATGGCAATCCCCATAAAGAATGCACCAATAATTGTTGCAATACCAAAATAATGCTCCCCAATATACGCAAGGGCAAAGCAGGCTACAAGCGCTCCACTTAATACTGCTTCTGTGACCTTTAGTTTACTGAATGCTTTTAAGAATGGTGGAATAACCCATTTCATAACGACAAATAATAGTACAAAGAAGAATATTTTCCCTCCGATAAGCGTTGGAATTGACACGTTTTCGCCTACTAAGAAACTCATTGCAATTGCAATTAACACGACAACGATAATATCGTCTAATACGGCTGCTCCAAGTAGTACAGACCCTTCTTTACTTTTTAACCAGCCAATTTCATTTAATGTTTGCACAGAAATACTTACAGAAGTAGCTGCTAACGTTAATCCGATGAAAATCGCCTGTCCTTGTGTTAACCCGAATGTTAGTGCTAGTGGATAACTCATTGCAATCGGTAATAGGACACCGCCTACGGCAACAAGCACAGCCCCTTTCATATTGGCATTCAGATCTTCTAAATCTGTTTCTAGACCTGCTAAAAACATAAGTAAAATTACACCGATTTGACTGAATGTTTGCATAATTTCATTGTCAGTAATCCAGCCAAGCATTGCAGGACCAATTATAATACCAATTAAAATCTTACCAAGTACAGATGGTTGCCCTAGTCGAACACTAAAATGTCCAGCTATCTTTGTTGCGAGCAATACAATGACAATCTGAAAAATGAACATAAAATTCCCCTTTCCTTATACAAAAAGGCATAGTAGTGCCAGAATTGACTGACTCCACCATGCCTTACTTATGTATTAGAATAATAATTATTCTAACTCTAGTCTTTTAAAAACGCAACTATTTTCGTTACTTACTAGAGAAATATAGTATTATTCAAAGTGTGAAGACGTTATCAATAGATATTTTTAATTAGAAAAAACTAGGTAATATTTCACGCTTATAACGTTCATTTTTTCGTAACCACACATTTAAAATTTGACGATGGGTTAATAGTTTTCCTCGTGAACAATATCGCTTTTGTGTTTCTTCTAAACTCTCTAACAATATTGCTGTCTCACTTAAACAATGTTGAGGATTTTCGATAATCTTTAAGGTTGGGCTTATAAAGCGATGTTGTTGAAGCAATGCCAATAATTTTGCGAACAATCGCCCCATTCCAACATAATCTTCTTCTATTTTTAACTCGATACATTGCCATAATGTTTGCTCAACTTCTCTCTCAACAAACTCAAATGTACGCTGTTCCATACTTTCACCTCATGCAATTACAGTTTCCTCATAATTATACTGCAGGTGTTAATGAACTGAAAGAAATTGGGTTTTTGAACAAAAAAACACTATGAAACAAACATTGCCTCATAGTGATATTTTTTAAGCATGAATCGCTTTACCAAAGACAGAACGAGCTGCGTCACCTACATGTTCACTTACTGTAGGATGTGGGAATATTAAGCGGGCTAAATCCTTTACCGAGCCACCTAGCACTTTTGCGGCAAGCATCGAGTTAATCATTTCTGTTGCACCATCTCCTACAACACACGCCCCATAAATATCGCCTTCTGGACTTGCAACAAACTTCATAAAACCTTGTGTGTTGCCTTCTAGCAATGCTTTTGGATTTGTCGGCAAATACATTTTCGTGACAATCGAATCCGCTGGTGCTTCATGCTCGAGCATACCGAACGTTGCAATTTCAGGATGTGTGTAAACACAGCGTGGAATCTCTTGTTGATTAATTACCTTCGGATGCTTTCCTAAAATATAATCAACCGTATGAACTCCTTCAGCACTTGCTGAGTGGGCAAGCTGGAATCCTCCTACTAAATCACCGATTGCAAAAATACCTGGTATGCTTGTTTCATAATGATTTGTTACTTTAATTAAGCGCCCATCCATTTGCATTTCAAGGGCTTCCGCAATTTCTGTATTTGGGCGTCTCCCAGTGGCAAATAATAAATTTTCAAATGGAAAATTGCCAATTGACGTTTGAATCTCGTTCGGGTGAATTTCTTCAAATGTGAAATTCGTCACAAGTTCAATTCCTAGATGCTTCATTTTTTCTTTTATAATTGGACGAGCATCTGGTTCTTCAGTTTGCAATATATCTTTACTATGATTTAATACCGTCACTTTTGTTCCCATTGGTGCCAACGCAAACGCCATCTCAATCGCAATTACACCACCACCGATGATTGTCAGCTGCTTCGGCAGCTCTTGTATGGAGAAAAAAGTATCTGTCGTATAGTAATTCGCCGTTTCAATACCTTTAAATGGTGGCACGAATGGCCGACTACCTGTTGCTAAAATAACATGATGCGCTGTAAATGCCACGTCGCCAACGATTACTTTTTTTTCGGCTGTCACTGTAGCTTCTCCGCGAAACATTGTAATTTGGGCGCTTGAAATAAATTGTTCAATATTCATTAATAGCTCTTCTACCACTTGATCTTTTCGCTTCATTAATTTTGGGAAATCTATGTTAATTGTAGGGACGGTTACTCCCCAATCTGTACCACGACGAATCTCTTGAACAAGTTTGCTATGTTCCAACATGATTTTAGAAGGTATACAGCCAACATTGTAGCAAGCTCCCCCAACTTTGTCTCTTTCAACTAACGCCACCTTTAATCCACTTTTTGCAGCATGTATCGCTGCAACATAACCACCAGGGCCAGCACCAATCACCGCTAAATCAAATTTTTCCATTTTTCCCACCTCGTTTTTCACCATATCACCACCCTATATGTAATGCAACTTAGAAATAATTTTTTAAAAAAATTATAAAACGGCGATCAATACACACACCCAGCCTGCTATAAACAATAAGCCACCAAGGGGTGTAATAGCCCCAAACTTACGAATTCCCAATATTGACAACATGTATAAGCTACCTGAAAACAAAATTATGCCGCCAATAAATAAATAAGTTGCTACTATTAAAGTTTGTATTTCCCCAAGTTGCCCCATTAATAAACCGACCAAAAATATAGCTAAGCTATGATACATTTGATAACGTACTCCCGTTTCAAAGGTTAGCTCATATTTTTCTTCGGCAAACTTCCCCTTTAAAGCATGTGCACCAAATGCGCCGATAATAACAGATAACATTCCTAAAATTGAGCCAATCGCAATAATTGTGTTCATTTTCCATCCTCCATATACGATTTAAATTCATACCGTTTCATTATACAAAAAAAGTATTAACAAAAATTACATTTCTTTCGGTTAATTTTGGAAACAAAAAAAAACAGCAATTGATTCGCATCAATTACTGTTTCATAATTACATTATTTTAAAATCTTAATCTTTACTTTTTTTCTTCCCCAATTATAGGCTATTTTTTTCGTTTTAACAAAAATATCAATTTTATGTCCTTTAATCGATCCACCTGTATCACCAGCAATCGCTATACCATATCCTTCCACCCAAACTTTTGTCCCAAGTGGAATTATCTTAGGGTCGACTGCAATTAACTTTATGTCGGGATTCTGTTTTAAATTTATACCATATGCGGTTTTACCAGTACAACCTTTACATTCAGCAGTAAAGGCACTTGCCTCGACAGTAACTGTTTTTAATACTTCATAATTATTTAAATCTTGATCAACATTATTCGTTGCTTTTGCATTAATTTCGAAAAACATGGCACTAACTAATACAAAAAATAGGCTTAATAGTAATTTATTTTTCAACACTTTAGCTATTTCCTCCTGAATCATTTGTAATATTTAGTAGTGTTTCATTGTTTCTAGTTTACACACGAAATATTTCAAACAGATTACAGTAATATTTTTTAACAATTACAAAATTTATATAAATTAATATGATTTGTAATAATTAAATTTTGCATACTAAAGTGTTTATACATTCTAAATAAAATGCCCTGAAAAATCTTCAAGAATTTTGGGGCAAATAATCGTGATTTACATAACCGTTGCTTCTGGTTCGTAATGAATCATTTCTTTAATCGAATTCCCTTCACCCATGATAGCTACTGTAGGTTTATGATTCGCAACTTCATGATTCTCAACGTAAACGTACGAAATAATAATAACAATATCGCCTTTTTGAACTAGACGGGCAGCTGCACCATTCACACATATAACACCTGATCCGCGCTCACCTGCAATTATATAAGTTTCAAAGCGAGCACCGTTATTATTGTTAACGATGTGTACCTTTTCGTTTGGCAACATTCCAACGGCATCTAAAAGATCTTCATCAATTGTAATCGATCCGACATAATTTAAGTCTGCCTGTGTAACTTGTGCACGGTGGATTTTACTGTTCATCATCATTCTAAACATGAGCTACTTCCCCTTTTAATGAAAAAATTAAATTATCAATCAATCGAGTTTTTCCTATATATACTGCCGCAGCAAACACAACTTGCTTCGTTTCTTCAGTTACCTCATTTAAATCTGGGTATGAAAGGATTGTTAAGTAATCGATTTTCCCATTTGAATTTGCATGAATCACGTTTGTTGCTAATGCGACGGCTTTTTCTGGTTTCCCTGTTTGTAATATTTCAAGCTTAGCTAATTGTAGCGCCTGTTGAATGACAGGTGCCTGTGCACGTTCATCTTGTGACAAATAGACATTACGACTTGATTTTGCAAGTCCGTCCTGCTCGCGAACGACAGGAACCGTACGTATCGTAACAGGGAAGTTATAATCCCGCACCATTGTTTCAATAATAGCTACTTGCTGCGCATCCTTTTGACCAAAATAAGCACGGTCAGGTTGCACTAAGTTAAATAACTTAGCCACCACCTGTAACACACCATCAAAGTGACCTGGGCGACTTGAGCCACATAATAAGGATGCTTGACGACCTGCTTGAATTTTTATTCCGCCGTTATGTGGGTACATTTCTTCAACTGATGGTGCAAAAATAAAATCTACCCCAACAGATTCAGCCATTTTTGTATCCCGTACTAAATCTCGTGGATAAGATTCAAAATCTTCATTCGGTCCAAATTGAGTTGGGTTTACAAAAATACTCATGACAACAATGTCATTTTCTTTTCGAGCATTAGTCGCCAACGTTAAATGCCCTTCATGCAAAAATCCCATAGTTGGCACTAAGCCAATTGTTTTTGCAGACTGTTTTAATTGGCTAATAATTTCCCGTAATTGTACAATTGTCTCAATGACTTTCATTAT belongs to Solibacillus sp. FSL R7-0682 and includes:
- a CDS encoding cation:proton antiporter, with the protein product MFIFQIVIVLLATKIAGHFSVRLGQPSVLGKILIGIIIGPAMLGWITDNEIMQTFSQIGVILLMFLAGLETDLEDLNANMKGAVLVAVGGVLLPIAMSYPLALTFGLTQGQAIFIGLTLAATSVSISVQTLNEIGWLKSKEGSVLLGAAVLDDIIVVVLIAIAMSFLVGENVSIPTLIGGKIFFFVLLFVVMKWVIPPFLKAFSKLKVTEAVLSGALVACFALAYIGEHYFGIATIIGAFFMGIAIGRTEFKETVEHKVEPIASGIFVPFFFVSIGLSVTFAGISENIWFLVIFSIVAILSKLIGSGLGAKLAGFNWRSSIGIGSGMISRGEVALILAGMGLTSGLLPAEDYTPMVIVIIITTLVTPPMLKGIFGDRQTQK
- the lpdA gene encoding dihydrolipoyl dehydrogenase yields the protein MEKFDLAVIGAGPGGYVAAIHAAKSGLKVALVERDKVGGACYNVGCIPSKIMLEHSKLVQEIRRGTDWGVTVPTINIDFPKLMKRKDQVVEELLMNIEQFISSAQITMFRGEATVTAEKKVIVGDVAFTAHHVILATGSRPFVPPFKGIETANYYTTDTFFSIQELPKQLTIIGGGVIAIEMAFALAPMGTKVTVLNHSKDILQTEEPDARPIIKEKMKHLGIELVTNFTFEEIHPNEIQTSIGNFPFENLLFATGRRPNTEIAEALEMQMDGRLIKVTNHYETSIPGIFAIGDLVGGFQLAHSASAEGVHTVDYILGKHPKVINQQEIPRCVYTHPEIATFGMLEHEAPADSIVTKMYLPTNPKALLEGNTQGFMKFVASPEGDIYGACVVGDGATEMINSMLAAKVLGGSVKDLARLIFPHPTVSEHVGDAARSVFGKAIHA
- the panD gene encoding aspartate 1-decarboxylase — translated: MFRMMMNSKIHRAQVTQADLNYVGSITIDEDLLDAVGMLPNEKVHIVNNNNGARFETYIIAGERGSGVICVNGAAARLVQKGDIVIIISYVYVENHEVANHKPTVAIMGEGNSIKEMIHYEPEATVM
- the panC gene encoding pantoate--beta-alanine ligase, producing MKVIETIVQLREIISQLKQSAKTIGLVPTMGFLHEGHLTLATNARKENDIVVMSIFVNPTQFGPNEDFESYPRDLVRDTKMAESVGVDFIFAPSVEEMYPHNGGIKIQAGRQASLLCGSSRPGHFDGVLQVVAKLFNLVQPDRAYFGQKDAQQVAIIETMVRDYNFPVTIRTVPVVREQDGLAKSSRNVYLSQDERAQAPVIQQALQLAKLEILQTGKPEKAVALATNVIHANSNGKIDYLTILSYPDLNEVTEETKQVVFAAAVYIGKTRLIDNLIFSLKGEVAHV
- a CDS encoding DUF423 domain-containing protein — its product is MNTIIAIGSILGMLSVIIGAFGAHALKGKFAEEKYELTFETGVRYQMYHSLAIFLVGLLMGQLGEIQTLIVATYLFIGGIILFSGSLYMLSILGIRKFGAITPLGGLLFIAGWVCVLIAVL
- the dinG gene encoding ATP-dependent DNA helicase DinG, with translation MNESQTYAIVDIETTGHSPANGDRMIQIAIVLMQDWQIIKTYTTFIHPGKSIPLFIQDLTNITDDDVKDAMPFEAHAEYIFELLQGAVFVAHNTDFDLSFLQAEFKRAGLPKWYGKKIDTVELAKILFPMSLSYKLGDLANDLNIPLESAHRADDDALATAYLLKHCWQQLLSLPLLTIEQLHKRSFRLKTNLAQLFFDVLVVKRAKALDENEHVYFNKIAIRKMAPTPKINSEMLTFPSTTEEKLSLLQKAIVDFEERPKQFQMMDSIWQTLNTKSEHVIEASTGIGKTLGYLVPAIIYAKQTGKKIGVSSYTAHLLDQLLQNEIPTLEQALGQPIKIALLKGMNHYIDLEKFEQLLKSPDDSYDETFTILQTLVWLAKTETGDLNELNVSGGGQLLLDKIRKTTLPKTTMPLYDFYSRAIQNSRQAEIIVTNHAMLLSDLVRNEQIFDSMAGWIIDEAHQFIQAAISHDEKLFTYMNWKYLFGQIGTYEDEQLFYQLRRAALKKHLINMPMLQQIEKRFIQMVQAFDHAIATLYQHVKVAEKNEPKQGQKFAIFISQLNLPMDVFSKVSNVVQQWIDEAHHITQQFTSGVEELAPEHQYLIDQWRYWVREYTMKLAEWDEVFLEKDEHYSCWLELDRRSVPGSIQLFKKPIDVTQTIAKLMNPIREKSSIIWTSGTLTVPNNERFITNQLGIDTSIPIEKLHAPASYYDGAKAIVVTDMPDIQGVSQSDYIEEVAHAVTNTVRMTNGRCFVLFTSQEMLRKTVELIHESELLSDYMIFAQGVTPGSRMRLLKSFQKFNHSVLFGTNSFWEGVDVPGDGLAAVIVVRLPFSSPEEPTFKARSQFIQQQGRNAFTELSLPEAILRFKQGFGRLIRSSHDKGVFIVLDRRIETKSYGHEFIQSLPPISVQKLPLDSMVQQLGNWYNE
- a CDS encoding transketolase, with protein sequence MEQRTFEFVEREVEQTLWQCIELKIEEDYVGMGRLFAKLLALLQQHRFISPTLKIIENPQHCLSETAILLESLEETQKRYCSRGKLLTHRQILNVWLRKNERYKREILPSFF